CGAATGGGACCGCGTGGTCATCAGCTTCACCCTGATCAAGCTCTTCGCCTTTCCGTTGTTGCTGTGGGCCGTCTTCATGTCCGCAGGTAAGTTCGACGGGGACGGTTGGGCGCAGAATTCCCAGTTCCTCATGGCTTCCGCTGGGCCCGCAGGCGCTATGGGGTTCAGCTTGGCACTGCTGCATAATATCCGCAGTGACGCGATTGCTCAAATCGTAGTCTGGACAAGTCTGCTGACCTTGGTGTCACTGGCTGTTCTGGCCTAAGGGCCAAAAAGGACCATCCTTGGCCGCATTTTTGCCCCAACTGTTTTCTAATCAGGGTCAAAATGGGCATATCGGGGCGATTAATGCGAATTTTGGCAACACTGATCACGGCAGTCATGCTGGCAACGACAGCGCAGGCCGAGGGTGTTTTGACACGTCTGACCTCGCTTGACGCAACAAAAGCGTGGCAGGGCGTGGGTCGCATTAACCTTGGCAAGTCGGGATTTTGCACCGGCACGCTGATTGCCCCTGATCTGGTTCTGACTGCGGCGCATTGCTTTTATGACGCCGCAGGCACCCGCACCGATGATGCAGAGATCGAGTTTCTGGCCGGCTGGCAGAACGGTCGCGCCTCGGCCTATCGGGGTGCAAAACGGTCGGTGATCCATCCCGATTACGTCTTCAAAGGGCGCAACAATGTGGACAAGGTGTCATCCGATCTGGCGCTGATCCAGCTGGATCAGCCGATCAAAAACCCGTCCATCCGGCCCTTCGAAACCGCCGTAGAGGTC
Above is a window of Litoreibacter janthinus DNA encoding:
- a CDS encoding trypsin-like serine peptidase, with the protein product MRILATLITAVMLATTAQAEGVLTRLTSLDATKAWQGVGRINLGKSGFCTGTLIAPDLVLTAAHCFYDAAGTRTDDAEIEFLAGWQNGRASAYRGAKRSVIHPDYVFKGRNNVDKVSSDLALIQLDQPIKNPSIRPFETAVEVERGQEVQVISYAKHRANAPSIQETCNVLARDPGVYVTSCDVDFGSSGAPIFAIQNGVPVILSVVSAKAEWRSQKVALGVGLDQRLSTLLNEIELNDGVFRREDTGASRVALQMGIQPSGALFIKP